One window of Arvicola amphibius chromosome 6, mArvAmp1.2, whole genome shotgun sequence genomic DNA carries:
- the LOC119816396 gene encoding 60S ribosomal protein L23a: protein MAPKAKKEAPAPPKAEAKAKALKAKKAVLKGVHSHKKKKIRTSPTFRRPKTLRLRRQPKYPRKSAPRRNKLDHYAIIKFPLTTESAMKKIEDNNTLVFIVDVKANKHQIKQAVKKLYDIDVAKVNTLIRPDGEKKAYVRLAPDYDALDVANKIGII from the coding sequence ATGGCGCCGAaagcgaagaaggaagctcctgcccctcccaaagcggaagctaaagcgaaggccttgaaagccaagaaggcagtgctgaaaggcgtccacagccacaaaaagaagaagattcgCACATCGCCCACCTTTCGGCGGCCCAAGACCCTGCGGCTACgaaggcagcctaaatacccccGGAAGAGCgcgcccaggaggaacaagcttgaccactatgccatcatcaaattccccctgaccaccgagtcagccatgaagaagatagaagacaacaacacacttgtgttcattgtggacgtcaaggccaacaagcaccagatcaaacaggctgtgaagaaactctacgacatcgatgtggccaaagtcaacaccctcataaggCCCGACGGAGAGAAGAAGGCGTATGTCcggttggctcctgattatgatgctctggatgttgccaacaaaattggaatcatctaa